Proteins found in one Rhizobium sp. BT04 genomic segment:
- a CDS encoding hybrid-cluster NAD(P)-dependent oxidoreductase — MDTRIPQAPLANAARHDFWNSEKDDTLVCLDVQQETHDVKTFTFASRDGKRFAFKAGQYFLFDLEHNGEPESRCYSISSSPHRTNAFSVTVKRVPGGKISNWLHDTLVAGATVKANGPLGHFVRSEASGHKLFLLSGGSGITPVMSILRELADSCEPADVVFMHAARTPQDLIFRDELACIARRLKGLRLHFLPETVAGEASWPGLTGRISADYVRLAVPDIAERTVMCCGPAPFMAAARRISAELGVPASHYLEESFDAAVIDEPDIPAVQEAAAKVFQVTFSKQARSIEVTGDQSVLSCAKKTGIRIPSSCANGVCGTCKSKLTSGTVDMNHNGGIRQREIDAGFFLPCCSKPLSDLVIER, encoded by the coding sequence ATGGATACTAGGATCCCGCAAGCGCCGCTCGCAAACGCCGCCCGTCACGACTTCTGGAACTCCGAGAAAGACGACACGCTCGTCTGCCTCGACGTCCAGCAGGAGACCCATGACGTCAAGACGTTCACCTTCGCCTCCCGTGACGGCAAGCGCTTCGCCTTCAAGGCCGGCCAGTATTTTCTGTTCGACCTGGAACACAATGGAGAGCCTGAAAGCCGGTGCTACAGCATCTCCTCTTCGCCGCATCGCACGAACGCCTTCTCCGTGACGGTGAAGCGCGTTCCGGGCGGCAAGATCTCCAACTGGCTTCACGACACCCTGGTTGCGGGGGCAACAGTCAAGGCGAATGGTCCGCTTGGCCATTTCGTCAGGTCTGAGGCGTCGGGACATAAGCTTTTTCTGCTCTCCGGCGGTTCCGGCATCACCCCGGTCATGTCCATTCTGCGTGAACTCGCCGACAGCTGCGAACCCGCCGACGTCGTCTTCATGCACGCTGCGCGCACGCCGCAGGATCTGATCTTCCGCGACGAGCTTGCCTGCATCGCCCGCAGGCTGAAGGGCCTTCGGCTCCACTTCCTGCCGGAGACCGTCGCGGGTGAGGCGTCCTGGCCGGGTCTCACCGGCCGTATTTCGGCGGATTATGTCAGGCTCGCGGTTCCTGATATTGCCGAGCGGACCGTGATGTGCTGCGGCCCCGCCCCGTTCATGGCGGCAGCGCGCCGCATTTCCGCCGAGCTCGGCGTCCCCGCCTCGCACTACCTCGAGGAAAGCTTCGACGCCGCCGTCATCGACGAACCGGACATTCCTGCCGTTCAGGAGGCAGCCGCCAAGGTCTTTCAGGTGACCTTCTCGAAGCAGGCCCGCAGCATCGAGGTAACAGGCGACCAGAGCGTGCTCTCCTGCGCGAAGAAGACGGGCATCAGGATTCCATCCTCCTGTGCCAACGGCGTTTGCGGCACCTGCAAGTCGAAGCTGACATCAGGCACGGTCGACATGAACCACAATGGCGGAATCCGTCAGAGGGAAATCGACGCCGGCTTTTTCCTGCCCTGCTGCTCGAAGCCGCTCAGCGATCTCGTCATCGAACGCTGA
- a CDS encoding SRPBCC family protein produces the protein MLNRLPSSISALLDSRSEGHSLPAGLYVRDDVFEADIDVFFHKHWICVGLDCDVPEPGDATVIDIGKTSLILLRDDDGEIRVLHNVCRHRGSRLLDPGKAIVSKLVCPYHTWTYELTGELSYAPHMGKDFDMDCRGLKPVTFKSIGGLIYVCLSDNPPEDIAGLEQAMVERLAPYDIRNAKIAHQTDVIENGNWKLTMENNRECYHCSANHPELCVSFVDLDFGFDPETLSPEDREQAEEHFRLYEERTQAWEADGFPSAAVEQLTDCATNFRTQRLIISGAGESQTHDATAASSKLLGQMTRKDLGDTHLWGHNSWNHFMGDHAVVATVIPLSAGRTLVRTKWLVHKDAVEGVDYDLDKLTDVWVATTDQDADLVARSHAGALDPAYQPGPYSRFSETNLDKFATWYIDRMRAHGY, from the coding sequence ATGTTAAACAGGCTCCCATCTTCCATTTCAGCGCTGCTCGACTCCCGCTCTGAAGGCCATTCGCTGCCGGCCGGCCTTTACGTCAGAGACGACGTGTTCGAAGCAGACATCGATGTCTTCTTCCACAAGCACTGGATCTGTGTCGGCCTCGACTGTGATGTTCCCGAACCCGGCGACGCCACGGTCATCGATATCGGCAAGACGAGCCTGATCCTGCTGCGCGACGACGACGGCGAAATCCGCGTCCTGCACAATGTCTGCCGCCATCGCGGCTCCCGCCTCCTCGATCCGGGCAAGGCGATCGTTTCGAAGCTCGTCTGTCCCTATCACACCTGGACCTACGAGCTGACGGGCGAGCTCAGCTACGCTCCCCATATGGGCAAGGATTTCGACATGGACTGTCGCGGTCTGAAGCCGGTTACCTTCAAATCGATCGGCGGCCTGATTTACGTCTGCCTGTCCGACAATCCGCCCGAAGACATTGCCGGCCTCGAACAGGCGATGGTCGAGCGCCTCGCCCCCTATGACATCCGCAATGCTAAGATCGCTCACCAGACCGACGTCATCGAGAACGGCAACTGGAAGCTGACGATGGAGAACAATCGCGAGTGCTATCACTGCTCCGCCAACCACCCGGAACTCTGCGTCTCCTTCGTCGATCTCGACTTCGGCTTCGACCCCGAAACGCTGAGCCCGGAAGACCGTGAGCAGGCAGAGGAGCATTTTCGGCTTTACGAGGAACGCACGCAGGCATGGGAGGCCGACGGTTTCCCCTCGGCTGCCGTCGAGCAGCTCACCGACTGCGCCACGAACTTCCGCACGCAGCGACTGATCATATCAGGCGCCGGCGAATCCCAGACCCACGACGCCACCGCCGCATCGTCCAAACTTCTCGGACAGATGACCCGCAAGGATCTTGGCGACACCCATCTCTGGGGTCATAACAGCTGGAACCACTTCATGGGCGACCATGCGGTCGTGGCAACCGTCATCCCGCTCTCGGCCGGCAGGACGCTGGTCAGGACCAAGTGGCTGGTGCACAAGGACGCCGTCGAAGGGGTCGATTACGACCTCGACAAGCTGACGGATGTCTGGGTGGCAACGACAGACCAGGACGCAGACCTCGTCGCCCGCTCCCATGCCGGCGCTCTCGATCCCGCCTATCAGCCGGGGCCCTATTCCCGTTTCTCCGAGACGAACCTCGACAAGTTCGCCACCTGGTACATCGACCGGATGCGCGCTCATGGATACTAG
- a CDS encoding GlxA family transcriptional regulator, translating into MRPEQHQQAAAKSGARLKVGFVLARSFTLSAFALFVDTLRLASDEQDRSGRVLADWQVIGSTRHLISSSCGVQVAPTSDFVDPSRFDYIVVVGGLLTVANPVDQQTIAFIKQADVKKVPLIGVCTGSFILAEAGLMKRHESCVSWLHYKEFRERFPDLGVRSDRLFNLDRQRGSCAGGSSSADMAALLVRKYISRDAERNALEVLQIEKARTTADIQPRRPLYDDYDDARVKAAMITMEQFVDGSISIQKLAAMVGLSRRQLERIFIDKTGMSPAKAYNRVRMERARSILAQSKAPLIEIALDVGFENASQFTRTFKRTFGQTPSQHRATASRAH; encoded by the coding sequence ATGCGACCGGAGCAGCATCAGCAGGCGGCGGCGAAATCCGGAGCCCGGCTCAAAGTGGGGTTCGTTCTGGCGCGATCGTTTACGCTGTCGGCCTTCGCGCTTTTCGTCGACACGCTGCGGCTAGCCAGCGACGAGCAGGATCGTTCCGGAAGGGTGCTTGCCGACTGGCAGGTGATCGGCAGCACGCGGCATCTGATAAGCTCGAGCTGCGGCGTCCAGGTCGCTCCGACATCCGATTTCGTCGATCCGTCGAGATTCGATTATATCGTTGTCGTCGGCGGCCTTCTGACGGTTGCGAACCCTGTCGATCAGCAGACCATCGCTTTTATCAAGCAGGCGGACGTCAAGAAGGTGCCGCTGATCGGTGTCTGCACGGGGTCGTTCATTCTTGCCGAGGCAGGACTGATGAAGCGGCACGAGTCCTGCGTGAGCTGGCTGCATTATAAGGAATTTCGCGAACGGTTTCCCGATCTCGGCGTTCGTTCCGACCGGCTCTTCAATCTCGATCGCCAGCGTGGTTCGTGCGCAGGCGGCAGCAGTTCCGCCGACATGGCGGCACTGCTGGTCAGGAAGTATATCAGCCGAGATGCCGAACGAAACGCGCTTGAAGTGCTGCAGATCGAGAAGGCCCGGACGACGGCGGATATACAGCCGCGGCGCCCGCTGTACGATGATTATGACGACGCCCGCGTCAAGGCGGCGATGATTACCATGGAACAGTTCGTCGACGGCAGCATATCGATTCAGAAGCTTGCCGCCATGGTTGGCCTGTCAAGGCGGCAACTGGAGAGAATCTTCATCGACAAGACGGGAATGTCGCCTGCCAAGGCCTATAATCGTGTTCGCATGGAGCGGGCAAGATCGATCCTTGCCCAGTCGAAGGCGCCGCTGATCGAGATCGCGCTGGATGTCGGCTTTGAAAACGCCTCGCAATTCACGAGAACCTTCAAGCGCACCTTCGGGCAAACACCGTCGCAGCATCGCGCAACGGCTTCGAGAGCGCACTGA
- a CDS encoding proline/glycine betaine ABC transporter permease yields MNLSILQFSPGAFLAPAVDWLNTNLHPLFAAISYLVETVLSAIEAALLFVPPYALIAIVVILAFFAVSLRAAILAGLCLGFCLLVGLWTASMQTLALVSVAVVISVLIAFPVGVLCSRHKTLEAVVRPILDVMQTVPPWVYLIPAVMIFSLGRVPAIIATIVYGIPPMLRLTTLAFNQVPKVFIELGSAIGAPPRSILWKIEIPLAKQTLLVGLNQCILLSLAMVVLAGLVGAGGLGAEVTRGLTRMEMGLGLRAGLAIVAVALLLDRLSRGLLDRDRLPKAR; encoded by the coding sequence ATGAATCTCTCGATCTTGCAATTTTCGCCCGGCGCCTTCCTGGCCCCTGCTGTCGATTGGCTCAACACCAATCTTCATCCCCTGTTTGCGGCGATCAGTTATCTGGTCGAAACCGTGCTTTCGGCAATCGAGGCGGCACTGCTCTTCGTGCCGCCCTATGCGCTGATCGCGATCGTCGTCATCCTGGCATTTTTTGCCGTCAGCCTGCGCGCCGCGATCCTTGCGGGGCTTTGCCTCGGCTTCTGCCTGCTCGTCGGGCTGTGGACGGCATCGATGCAGACCCTTGCGCTGGTCAGCGTCGCCGTCGTGATCTCCGTGCTCATAGCCTTTCCGGTCGGCGTCCTGTGCTCGCGGCATAAGACGCTGGAGGCGGTGGTTCGCCCGATTCTCGATGTGATGCAGACCGTGCCGCCATGGGTCTACCTCATTCCCGCGGTGATGATCTTCAGCCTCGGACGGGTGCCGGCCATTATCGCCACCATCGTCTACGGCATTCCGCCGATGCTGCGCCTGACGACGCTGGCCTTCAACCAGGTGCCGAAGGTGTTCATCGAGCTCGGCAGCGCCATCGGGGCGCCGCCGCGCTCGATCCTCTGGAAGATCGAAATCCCCTTGGCCAAGCAGACGCTGCTCGTCGGGCTCAACCAGTGCATTCTTCTGTCGCTGGCGATGGTCGTGCTGGCCGGCCTCGTCGGTGCAGGCGGGCTCGGCGCGGAAGTGACGCGCGGCCTGACGCGCATGGAGATGGGGCTCGGCCTCAGGGCAGGCCTGGCGATCGTCGCGGTCGCCCTTCTGCTCGACCGTTTGTCCCGCGGTCTGCTGGACCGCGACAGGTTGCCGAAGGCGAGATGA
- a CDS encoding LysR substrate-binding domain-containing protein, translating to MQFRRRLPSLTALVTLEAVLRRKSFTLAATELGVTQAAVSRQIASLEEELGQPLFVRKHRAIEPTAACISLGATLAKSLADIAESVEAIRSRSQDVVTIGATVAFSSFWLLPRLAEFRRANPGILVRVISQDSPIALDGGEVDVAIRYGLPPFSDGTVIASRGDVISPVCSPDYLRRRGDGPLGSADEFIETDVVDRSWYSWSQWVALTGANIEVKPSLRLSHYTETIAAARAGQGIALGWRMLIGTFLEDGTLVRAEESELAAEDRYNVIVPVKAKRSNARDLAAAWLTASLHG from the coding sequence ATGCAATTTCGAAGACGGCTTCCGTCGCTGACCGCGCTGGTGACACTGGAGGCCGTGCTGCGCAGGAAAAGCTTCACCCTGGCGGCGACGGAGCTCGGCGTCACCCAAGCGGCGGTCAGCAGGCAGATTGCCTCGCTGGAGGAGGAGCTCGGCCAGCCCCTATTCGTGCGCAAGCACCGGGCGATCGAGCCGACGGCGGCATGCATCAGCCTCGGCGCAACGCTGGCGAAGAGCCTTGCCGATATCGCCGAAAGCGTGGAGGCGATCCGGTCGCGCAGCCAGGACGTGGTGACGATCGGGGCGACCGTTGCATTCTCTTCCTTCTGGCTGCTGCCGCGGCTGGCCGAATTCCGCCGGGCCAATCCCGGCATTCTGGTTCGGGTGATATCCCAGGACAGCCCGATTGCCCTGGACGGCGGAGAGGTCGATGTGGCGATCCGCTACGGCCTGCCTCCCTTCAGCGACGGGACGGTCATCGCCTCGCGCGGCGACGTCATTTCCCCGGTCTGCTCTCCAGACTATCTCCGGCGTCGGGGAGATGGTCCGCTCGGCTCGGCTGACGAATTCATCGAAACGGATGTTGTCGATCGTTCCTGGTATAGCTGGTCGCAATGGGTTGCCCTGACCGGCGCCAATATCGAGGTCAAGCCATCGCTTCGGCTCAGCCATTATACCGAGACCATCGCTGCCGCGCGCGCCGGGCAGGGGATTGCCTTGGGATGGCGCATGCTCATCGGCACCTTTCTCGAGGACGGAACATTGGTGCGCGCCGAGGAAAGCGAGCTTGCCGCGGAAGATCGTTACAACGTCATCGTGCCCGTCAAAGCCAAGCGAAGCAACGCCCGCGACCTTGCCGCCGCCTGGCTGACGGCATCCCTGCACGGTTAA
- a CDS encoding DapH/DapD/GlmU-related protein, translating into MDHANSPRTSAREESEARRLQYLTWEHIVADLRHPAHLARKAELRQSCDARLAESSYIAEDAAIFTESLTMGERSWIAGHALVRGHVILGDDCTINPYACVSGTVTCGNGVRIASHASIVGFNHGFDDPDIPIHRQGVISLGITIGDDVWIGANCVILDGATIGTGAVIAAGAVVTGDIPALSIAGGVPARVLRSRGTAGGKSGTGDIEDQLVRLGQKAKEQWPDILARWKTQGAYESLEADGISRPAIRHLCDAIEIAAGFGHLPPDLDAPQTVERLQGLQDQETGLFPEEHAREHGRALRDDPKALYNVLAVGYALELLGSAPRQPVHAVALDAGELDEWLSALPWSTRAWHAGSVVDAIGTAIYFNARYFGIRGPRQALFEWLSRNANSVSGLWGEPAALEGWLQPVNGFYRLTRGTYAQFGVALPHPHASLETVHLNYRNHKGFVAEKYNACNLLDTIHPLLLIARQTDYRRADGEAIARNLISRARDRWRDGEGFPFADGGEPSLQGTEMWLSVIHLAADFLGLSDRFDFLPKGVHRTATPGLGL; encoded by the coding sequence ATGGATCACGCCAATAGCCCGCGAACATCGGCGCGCGAAGAGAGCGAGGCGCGCAGGCTTCAATATCTGACCTGGGAACACATCGTGGCGGACCTCCGTCACCCAGCTCATCTGGCCCGCAAGGCAGAACTCAGGCAATCATGCGATGCACGCTTGGCTGAGTCTTCCTACATTGCCGAGGATGCGGCAATTTTCACGGAAAGCCTGACGATGGGCGAACGGTCCTGGATTGCCGGGCATGCCCTCGTCCGCGGCCACGTGATCCTCGGTGACGATTGCACCATCAATCCCTATGCCTGTGTGTCCGGCACGGTGACGTGCGGCAATGGCGTGCGGATCGCGTCGCATGCATCGATCGTCGGCTTCAATCATGGTTTTGATGATCCTGATATTCCCATACACCGCCAAGGCGTCATCAGCCTCGGCATCACGATCGGCGACGATGTCTGGATCGGCGCCAATTGCGTGATCCTCGATGGCGCCACGATTGGCACTGGTGCGGTGATCGCCGCCGGAGCGGTCGTCACGGGAGACATTCCCGCCCTGTCGATTGCCGGCGGCGTACCGGCGAGGGTGCTGCGGAGTCGCGGCACAGCGGGCGGGAAATCCGGCACTGGCGACATCGAAGATCAATTGGTCAGGCTCGGTCAGAAGGCGAAAGAGCAATGGCCTGATATCCTTGCACGCTGGAAAACGCAGGGAGCCTATGAATCGTTGGAAGCAGACGGCATCAGCCGACCGGCGATCCGGCATCTCTGCGATGCAATCGAGATTGCTGCCGGCTTCGGCCATCTGCCGCCCGACCTCGATGCGCCGCAGACCGTCGAGCGTCTCCAAGGTCTGCAGGACCAAGAGACCGGCCTTTTCCCGGAAGAGCATGCGCGAGAGCACGGGAGGGCCTTGAGAGATGATCCAAAGGCGCTCTATAACGTCCTTGCGGTTGGGTATGCGCTTGAACTGCTTGGTTCCGCTCCACGGCAACCTGTCCATGCGGTCGCGCTCGACGCCGGAGAGCTGGATGAATGGCTGAGCGCCCTGCCCTGGTCGACCCGGGCGTGGCACGCCGGAAGCGTGGTCGATGCGATCGGAACCGCCATCTACTTCAATGCGCGGTATTTCGGCATCAGGGGGCCGCGGCAAGCGCTGTTCGAGTGGCTGAGCCGCAATGCCAACAGCGTCTCGGGCCTCTGGGGCGAGCCCGCAGCGCTGGAAGGATGGCTCCAGCCGGTGAATGGTTTTTATCGTTTGACGCGCGGCACCTACGCCCAGTTCGGCGTGGCACTTCCGCACCCGCACGCCTCACTCGAAACGGTTCACCTGAATTATCGCAACCACAAGGGCTTCGTTGCCGAGAAATACAATGCGTGCAACCTGCTCGATACGATCCATCCTCTGCTGCTGATTGCCCGGCAGACTGATTACAGGCGGGCCGACGGAGAAGCGATCGCTCGCAATCTCATCTCAAGGGCTCGGGACAGATGGCGGGATGGCGAGGGATTCCCGTTCGCCGACGGTGGTGAGCCGAGCCTGCAGGGGACGGAAATGTGGCTTTCCGTCATTCATCTAGCGGCCGATTTCCTGGGCTTGTCGGATCGGTTTGATTTCCTCCCGAAAGGCGTTCACCGGACGGCAACGCCCGGGCTGGGTTTATGA
- a CDS encoding 4-hydroxyproline epimerase — protein sequence MRNSFFCIDAHTCGNPVRLVAGGGPLLPHLPMGERREIFVRDHDWVRKALMFEPRGHDIMSGSIIYPPYREDCDFAVLFIEVSGCLPMCGAGTIGTVTAAIEEGLVKPREAGRVAIETPAGRVDVTYEEKGGYVDSVRLHNVASYLHEADVEVDVPGMGRLRVDISYGGNYYAVVEPQENWGGLDGMSASDIVGCSQKLRSALAGVCHPVHPDDERISGVHHAIWCDRPVNDVSDGRCAVFYGDKAIDRSPGGTGTSARMAQLHGKGRLAVGSRYRHESLIGTIFEGRVEAEARIGSYRGILPSIGGWARVIGHNTIFVDDRDPLAHGFQIR from the coding sequence ATGAGAAACAGCTTCTTCTGCATCGATGCACATACTTGCGGTAACCCCGTCCGTCTCGTCGCCGGCGGCGGCCCGCTGCTTCCGCATCTGCCGATGGGCGAGCGCCGGGAGATCTTCGTCCGCGACCACGACTGGGTCCGCAAGGCACTGATGTTCGAGCCGAGGGGGCATGACATCATGTCCGGCTCGATCATCTATCCCCCTTATCGGGAGGATTGCGATTTCGCCGTTCTTTTCATCGAGGTGAGCGGCTGCCTGCCGATGTGCGGCGCCGGCACGATCGGCACCGTGACCGCCGCGATCGAAGAGGGACTGGTCAAGCCGCGCGAAGCCGGAAGGGTCGCCATCGAAACGCCGGCCGGCAGGGTCGATGTCACCTATGAGGAGAAGGGCGGATATGTCGATTCCGTCCGTCTCCACAATGTGGCGAGCTATCTCCACGAGGCGGATGTCGAGGTCGACGTGCCTGGTATGGGCCGTCTGCGCGTCGATATTTCCTACGGCGGCAACTATTATGCGGTCGTCGAACCGCAAGAGAACTGGGGCGGACTGGACGGCATGAGCGCCTCCGACATTGTCGGCTGCAGTCAGAAGCTGAGATCGGCACTTGCCGGTGTCTGCCATCCCGTTCATCCCGATGACGAGAGGATATCAGGCGTGCATCACGCGATCTGGTGCGATCGCCCGGTGAACGACGTCTCCGACGGACGCTGCGCGGTCTTCTACGGCGATAAGGCCATCGATCGGTCGCCGGGCGGCACCGGCACCTCCGCGCGCATGGCCCAGCTCCATGGCAAGGGGCGGCTCGCCGTCGGGTCGAGATACCGTCATGAAAGCCTGATCGGAACCATTTTCGAGGGCCGGGTCGAAGCCGAGGCAAGGATCGGAAGCTATCGCGGCATCCTCCCCAGCATCGGAGGCTGGGCGCGCGTCATCGGTCACAACACCATTTTTGTAGACGACCGTGATCCGCTCGCACACGGTTTTCAGATTCGATGA
- a CDS encoding glycine betaine/L-proline ABC transporter ATP-binding protein, which translates to MKTVTADINDVLIDCQSLWKVFGDKSAAAMKSIKERGLGKKEVLKEFNCVVGVSDASIEVRRGEIFCIMGLSGSGKSTLIRLLNKLITPSSGKVLVKGRDLASLSPVDLRQMRARNIGMVFQSVALLPHRTVLENAAFGLEVQGIAKTERNKTAAAALEKVGLADWLSRYPNELSGGMQQRVGLARALASDPEIILMDEPFSALDPLIRRQLQDEFRQLTKALGKSAVFITHDLDEAIRIGDRIAIMKDGVIIQTGTAEEIILNPADAYVAEFVAGISRLHLIKAHSVMRSVAEFQQGAPNFDIASLMRTTPDADIDELISLTMQSERDAIAVVDNDQVVGVVTPRSLLMGVKGTSTHDLTAA; encoded by the coding sequence ATGAAAACCGTAACTGCCGATATCAATGATGTCCTGATCGACTGCCAGTCCCTCTGGAAAGTCTTCGGCGACAAGTCCGCTGCGGCAATGAAGTCGATCAAGGAGCGCGGCCTCGGCAAAAAAGAGGTCTTGAAGGAATTCAACTGCGTCGTCGGCGTCTCCGACGCGAGCATCGAGGTTCGGCGCGGCGAAATCTTCTGCATCATGGGACTGTCGGGAAGCGGAAAGTCGACTCTTATCCGCCTCCTCAACAAGCTGATCACGCCGAGCTCCGGCAAGGTTCTCGTCAAGGGACGCGACCTCGCCAGCCTGTCGCCGGTCGATCTCAGGCAGATGCGCGCCAGGAACATCGGCATGGTGTTTCAGAGCGTCGCGCTGCTGCCGCATCGGACGGTCCTGGAAAATGCGGCCTTCGGCCTCGAAGTCCAGGGAATTGCGAAGACGGAGCGAAACAAGACCGCCGCTGCCGCTCTCGAAAAGGTCGGCCTCGCCGATTGGCTGAGCCGCTATCCCAACGAGCTTTCCGGCGGCATGCAGCAACGTGTCGGGCTTGCCCGCGCGCTCGCCTCCGATCCCGAGATCATCCTGATGGACGAGCCGTTCAGTGCGCTCGATCCGCTGATCCGGCGCCAGCTTCAGGACGAATTCCGGCAGCTGACCAAAGCTCTCGGCAAGTCCGCCGTCTTCATCACCCATGATCTCGACGAGGCGATCCGCATCGGCGACCGCATCGCGATCATGAAGGACGGCGTCATCATCCAGACCGGCACGGCCGAGGAAATCATCCTCAACCCGGCGGACGCCTACGTCGCCGAATTCGTCGCGGGCATCTCCCGCCTTCACCTGATCAAGGCGCATTCCGTCATGCGCAGCGTCGCGGAATTCCAGCAGGGCGCACCGAATTTCGACATCGCCTCGCTCATGCGTACGACGCCGGACGCCGATATCGACGAGCTGATCTCTTTGACGATGCAGTCGGAGCGCGACGCCATCGCCGTCGTCGACAATGATCAGGTCGTCGGCGTCGTCACGCCGCGCAGCCTGCTGATGGGCGTCAAGGGAACCTCCACCCACGATCTCACGGCGGCGTGA
- a CDS encoding glycine betaine ABC transporter substrate-binding protein, giving the protein MKTLWKALCAAAVIGISILPARAEEKTINLGTMSWEDLTPITGITKKVLEDAGYTVKVTEFSEWGIAYAALAKGDIQALTSQTDYVASDYWDKNKNRLEKISPVSHGLYQGVAVPKYVPIDSLEQLNENADKFGGKIIGIEPGAGLMRDTANAVKDYGLKLQLVEGSTAAMTAALKSAYDRKEWIAVTIWEPSWMVQKYEVKYLKDPKGVFPPPQSYYWIGHKGFSEEYPHAREVMASVYVPIADITAINGAVNEGKTMDQAVQDWIGTHADLIKRWENIKKN; this is encoded by the coding sequence ATGAAGACTTTGTGGAAGGCGCTTTGCGCCGCTGCGGTGATCGGAATCAGCATCCTTCCTGCTCGCGCGGAAGAAAAGACGATCAATCTGGGTACGATGTCGTGGGAGGACCTGACGCCCATCACCGGCATCACCAAGAAGGTTCTCGAAGACGCCGGCTACACCGTCAAGGTGACCGAGTTCTCCGAATGGGGCATCGCCTATGCCGCTCTCGCCAAGGGCGATATCCAGGCTCTCACCTCGCAGACGGACTACGTCGCCTCGGACTATTGGGACAAGAACAAGAACCGTCTCGAAAAGATTTCGCCCGTGTCGCACGGCCTCTATCAGGGCGTCGCCGTTCCGAAATATGTTCCGATCGACTCGCTGGAACAGCTCAATGAAAACGCCGACAAGTTCGGCGGCAAGATCATCGGCATCGAACCGGGCGCCGGCCTGATGCGCGATACGGCGAATGCGGTCAAGGATTATGGCCTCAAGCTCCAGCTCGTCGAGGGCAGCACGGCCGCGATGACGGCGGCGCTGAAATCCGCCTACGATCGCAAGGAGTGGATCGCGGTAACGATCTGGGAACCGTCATGGATGGTCCAGAAGTACGAGGTCAAGTACCTGAAGGATCCGAAGGGCGTCTTCCCGCCGCCGCAGAGCTACTACTGGATCGGCCACAAGGGCTTCTCCGAAGAATATCCGCATGCGCGTGAAGTCATGGCCAGCGTCTACGTGCCGATCGCCGACATCACCGCCATCAACGGCGCAGTCAATGAAGGCAAGACCATGGACCAGGCCGTGCAGGATTGGATCGGCACCCATGCCGACCTGATCAAGCGCTGGGAAAACATCAAGAAGAACTAA
- a CDS encoding proline/glycine betaine ABC transporter permease, with translation MDTSAFTDVFDEWTDSALEWVSDNGEFLFDHIRQALEGLYDGILWLLELPPFYLVALIVALIGWRLVNIWFALLSGVALVLCFSMGLWPETMSTLALVLTATAIALMIGIPIGIAAGFFTALDRFMEPGLDLIQTLPPYIYLLPAIALLGYGPATALIATVIVAVPPAIRLTSLGIRMTPKEFIELGEALGMTPAKMFFKIRLPFALPSIMAGINQSLMMAFGMVVIAGIVGSGGLGETIYGAIRTLDIATSINGAIAIVVLTMVIDRITQSAASLGTGRTS, from the coding sequence ATGGATACTTCAGCCTTCACCGATGTTTTCGACGAATGGACGGACTCTGCGCTCGAATGGGTCAGCGACAACGGCGAGTTCCTCTTCGACCATATCAGACAGGCTCTGGAAGGTCTCTATGACGGGATCCTCTGGCTCCTGGAGCTTCCGCCCTTCTACCTGGTGGCCCTGATCGTGGCGCTGATAGGCTGGCGGCTGGTCAATATCTGGTTCGCCCTGCTCAGCGGCGTCGCATTGGTGCTTTGTTTTTCGATGGGGCTCTGGCCGGAGACGATGAGCACTCTGGCTCTGGTGCTGACGGCGACGGCGATCGCTTTGATGATCGGCATTCCGATCGGCATCGCTGCCGGCTTCTTCACTGCGCTCGATCGCTTCATGGAGCCGGGCCTCGATCTGATCCAGACGCTTCCGCCCTATATCTACCTGCTGCCGGCGATCGCCCTGCTCGGCTATGGGCCGGCGACGGCGTTGATCGCAACCGTGATCGTCGCCGTGCCGCCGGCTATCCGCCTGACCTCGCTTGGTATCCGTATGACTCCCAAGGAATTCATCGAACTTGGAGAGGCGCTCGGGATGACGCCGGCAAAGATGTTCTTCAAGATTCGCCTTCCCTTTGCGCTGCCGAGCATCATGGCGGGCATAAACCAGAGCCTGATGATGGCCTTCGGCATGGTCGTCATCGCCGGCATCGTCGGTTCCGGCGGGCTCGGAGAGACGATCTACGGCGCGATCAGGACACTCGACATCGCCACCTCAATCAATGGAGCGATCGCCATCGTGGTATTGACTATGGTGATTGACCGGATAACCCAGAGTGCCGCCAGCTTGGGAACAGGGAGGACATCATGA